The Thermococcus sp. region ATGTGCCCCATCACCGGGAACGTGAGGGCTTGGGATATTTCGGGCAATCTGAGATGATGGGCGTTTCAGCGTAGAGGGGTAGAAGTTGATGACGAGGGTTTAATTTTCTCCTCAATAACTCTCAAGATGTCTTCAAGGGAGATCTTTTTTGAAGGCTGGATGTTGTCTTGTGAGCCAACGTGCTTGTGGTGGGGAAAAGTTTCAATGTCTCTGTGATGTGGCGCGTTGTCCCAGCGGACTATAAGCTTCCCGTCTTTCTGCCATTGGAAAGAGTAACTGTACTCCTCTTCCGATACAAACTCCCTGATGTAAAGAACGCTTCCATCTATTAGTTCTGCCCTGATTTTCAGAAAGTAAAAACTATCCCCCTCCTTGTAGTCTAGAATTTCGTAGCTTTTGACTGCTGAGTTCTTCTCAAGCAATTCTAACTCTCTCAGCATGTTCAATCTCCCTTAGCCTCTTCTCCAGCTCTTCAAGCTTCCTGACGTAGGCCTTCCATTCAATATAGTCGTCCCAGGCCTCAAAGGATTCCTCTAAGTCCGTAAGTTTCCTTTCAAACTCCTTTAATGTCATCCCGTATTTCTTCTCGAAGGCCTTCACTCTCTCACGTATGGGTGCCAGCTCGGAGATTATCCTCAACCTCTCGTATGCCAACACGTCCCTCTTTGAAATCACGACCTCGCTCATTTCTATCACGTC contains the following coding sequences:
- a CDS encoding DUF6516 family protein yields the protein MLRELELLEKNSAVKSYEILDYKEGDSFYFLKIRAELIDGSVLYIREFVSEEEYSYSFQWQKDGKLIVRWDNAPHHRDIETFPHHKHVGSQDNIQPSKKISLEDILRVIEEKIKPSSSTSTPLR